From the Thomasclavelia ramosa DSM 1402 genome, the window TTAAAGAACTTCCAATTTTTTGCCCTTGATATCTATGTTCTACTGCCAACGCAATAATTCTCATAATTTTCCCTTCAATTTCTAACCCCCAACCTAACATCAATCCAATTATCCCTACTACTCTGTAATCGATAATTGCAACATAAATTTGATAGTTTGTATCTTGAAGCATTTGATCAAGTCGCCAACAAAATTTATTAAATTCCAAGTTTTGGTATCCTAATTCATATTTAACTAATTGATACACGTCCTGATAATCAACTTCCTCTATTTTACGTATTAACATTTAATAATCTCCCTTCTTCCTACAGTTTAAACCCCCTTAAAATTTTAAGCAAACAAAAAGGCCACATGTTATTTACAATGTGACTTTTCTAACCATCGGTATGCCTCAATGATCCAACAATGAGGAAATAATAATAGATCGTGGTCAAACTGATATTTTATATACTGATAACAAGCTGCTTCTAAAGAATCATTTAATGCCATTTCAATATTCTTTTTAAACGGTGGTTCCCCAGGCTGATCCCAAGCTAGTTTATCAGCAATAAAAATAATCATATCTAATTTACTAGGATTAGATCTTAGTGTTGTATGTGATTCGATTGCCTTTAAAATTGATAAATTCCTAATTTGAAAATACTCATAAGCTATTAAAGCAGATATTTTTTGATGCAATAAAAATGGATATATCTTTTCTGCACTATCTAATTGCCATTGTAATTCATTAGCAATTTTCATCATATCTTGGGGAGTAATAACAGCACTAATATCATGTAATAAAGCTGCTAAAATACAGGCTCTAATATCTTCTTGATATTGCAAAGCTAATTTTTCTGCTGCCATAGCCACTCCAAGAACATGCTGATATGTTCTCTCCTTATTATTAAGCAAATAAAAATCTTTTATTTGTTCTTCAATAGTTTGATTCCTTAGTGGAGTTTGAATGTAATTTAAATCCATCATAGTTACCTTTCCATTTAATAGCCAATATTAATTAACAAGTTATATCTTCTAAAACTGTTTTTAATTGCCTTACTCCATTTGATTGAGACGTTATAATAGCTTGTAAAATTGTTTTTAATTCAGAACAAATTGGATATTCCAAAGTTGTTTTCGCCATTGCAATAGCACCTTCATGATGTGGAATCATTTCATTAATAAAATTTACATCAATGTCATTACTGCATGATGGCTCAGCCATTTTTGTGAACATAGTTCCTACGATAATATCAAGCCTATTTTGATAATCATACAACTGTTCTTGAGAATTTGTCTGATTTTGACAATCACATAAAATTCTCCGCATATTCTCAATACTTCTTGTTTGTTCTTTTATAATGTTAAAAGCAATATTTTGTAAAGCTTCATTCTTAGTGTATTTTAATAAATTACATGACATTAAAATTGCCGCACGATGATGCGGGATCATTTGAACCATAAAATTATAAGATATGCTGCACGACAATTCAACACTAGTCATTTTATTAATCATTTGATTTAAAATACAGTGATACTCATCTAAATAGGATTGAAGTTTTTGTTCATAACAATACAAATTTTCCATCTGCTCATCTCCTATTTATTTATATGCATCATGAGCATCAAATGTTCCTTTTATATAAAACAAAAAAAGCCCCAAACCATTGGTTTAGAGCCATTTTTAATCAATGGCGTCCACGAAGGGATTCGAACCCCTGACCGCACGCTTAGAAGGCGTGTGCTCTATCCAGCTGAGCTACGTAGACCTCTCTCTCTTGACTGCTCATATATAATAGCATATCTAAAA encodes:
- a CDS encoding DUF305 domain-containing protein; this translates as MENLYCYEQKLQSYLDEYHCILNQMINKMTSVELSCSISYNFMVQMIPHHRAAILMSCNLLKYTKNEALQNIAFNIIKEQTRSIENMRRILCDCQNQTNSQEQLYDYQNRLDIIVGTMFTKMAEPSCSNDIDVNFINEMIPHHEGAIAMAKTTLEYPICSELKTILQAIITSQSNGVRQLKTVLEDITC
- a CDS encoding GNAT family N-acetyltransferase gives rise to the protein MLIRKIEEVDYQDVYQLVKYELGYQNLEFNKFCWRLDQMLQDTNYQIYVAIIDYRVVGIIGLMLGWGLEIEGKIMRIIALAVEHRYQGQKIGSSLIAYSEQYALSKQVSAITVNSGLERRRAHEFYKKNDYYKKGYSFIKKCE
- the yqeK gene encoding bis(5'-nucleosyl)-tetraphosphatase (symmetrical) YqeK — protein: MDLNYIQTPLRNQTIEEQIKDFYLLNNKERTYQHVLGVAMAAEKLALQYQEDIRACILAALLHDISAVITPQDMMKIANELQWQLDSAEKIYPFLLHQKISALIAYEYFQIRNLSILKAIESHTTLRSNPSKLDMIIFIADKLAWDQPGEPPFKKNIEMALNDSLEAACYQYIKYQFDHDLLLFPHCWIIEAYRWLEKSHCK